The genomic window TCAATATTTCCAATATCTGTCCAATATCCTTCATATTGATAACTTAATATTTTATGTTTTCCAACGGCCTGCGGAATAATTTCTTTCCCAAAATCTTTAGTTTCCTGATCCCCCATTAACTCCACTAACAATGATTTATTGAAAATATAAATCCCCATTGAAGCTAAATATTTTTTACCTTTTTCCTGCATATGTTCACTCACTTCAGATTCCCATTCAGGCAGCAATGAAGCGTGCGGTTTTTCTATAAAGGCATGAATATTATTCTCATGATCAGTTTTAAGAATTCCAAATTCTGGTGCATCTTTTGCATTTACCGGTAAAGTGGCAATGGAAATTTCAGCATCGGCAGCAATATGTGCTTCCAGCATTTCGTTAAAATCCATTTGATATAATTGATCACCAGAAAGAATCAAAGCATGATCAAAATCGTGTTTTAAAAAATGTGACATACACTGTCTCACAGCATCTGCAGTTCCCTGAAACCAAGTTGGATTATCTGGAGTTTGTTCTGCGGCCAAAATATCTACAAAAGACTGACTGAAAATACTAAAATTAAAAGTGTTTTTAATATGTGCATTTAAAGATGCGGAGTTAAACTGTGTCAAAACAAATATTTTAAAAATATCAGAATTGATACAATTAGAAATTGGAATATCTACCAAACGATATTTTCCTCCAATTGGAACAGCTGGTTTTGATCTCGTTTCTGTCAATGGAAACAAACGTGATCCCTGTCCTCCTCCTAAAATAATAGCAACTACATTTTTCTTTTTAAATTTCATTTTTCTCAATTATTAGGTTGTATATCTCGATGTAATCATGGCAAACACTTTCCCAGGAATGATCTGCTTCCATTCCTCTTTTTAAAACTTTATTGAAACTAATTTTATCATCGTATAATTTCACAGCACGATTTATGGAATAACAAATATCTCCAACCGAAGCCTGATCGTGGCAGATTCCATTACCGTTATCACCAAAATCAATTACAGTATCTCTCAATCCTCCCGTTCTCCTCACAATCGGAATTGTTCCATAACGCATGGCGTACATTTGGTTTAAACCACAAGGTTCAACTCTCGAAGGCATTAAAATATAGTCAGATCCTGCATAAATCAAATGCGCTAATTCTTCATTATAACCAATAAAAACATTGTAATTTCCTTTATAATCATTACGCAATTGGGTTAACTGCGATTCAATTTCTGAATTTCCTGAACCCAGAATTAAAATATTAATATTTTCAAAATTTTCAGATAATGCTAGTGCGGAAGCCTGAGGTAATAAGTCTCCACCTTTCTCTTCAAACAAACGCCCTATAAAACTAAATAAAGGTTTTGACGGATCAAGTTCGAATTGATCACACAATTTTTCTTTATTTTTCTGTTTTCCAATTTCAAAATTCTCTATCGAATAGTTCTCCGAAATCATTTCATCTTTTAGAGGATTCCAGACTTCAATGTCAATCCCGTTTAAAATTCCTTTAGATTTATTTCTAACAGAATTAAATAAACTTTCCAAACCATTTGCTGCGTAATTAATTTCGTCTAAATAACTTGGAGAAACTGTAGTAACAGCTTGAGCACATTTTACTGCAACTGCCAGTGAATTTATTGAATTGTTCCATTCTAAAAATCCAACATGTTTCAAATCAAACTCTGGCAGATAATGTAGTTTATCAAAACCAAACCATCCTTGATACAAACCATTATGAATCGTTATCACCGTTTTTAAATCCTTTAATTTTTCATATTTATAAGCAAACTGAGTTAAAAACGGAATTAGACCTGTATGATGATCATGGCAGTTAATTACATCTGGAACTTCATTTCGAGCAATTATCCAATCTAAAGCAGCAATCTGAAAAGATAAAAACCGTTCGATATCATCCTCATAACCATATACATTTGGACGATCGAATAATTCATTTATTTCTATTAGATATAATTCATAACCTAATATATCAGTACTTTCTTTAAGAACATTAAAAGGAAAATTAAAGCTTCCGAGTTTAACAGATCCCCAATGAACGTAGTCGAATTGATTTTCTTTTTTAAATTTTGTGTCATAAGCAGGAACAACAACTCGTACATTATGACCAGCATTATTTTGATATTTAGGAAGTGCACCAACCACATCGGCCAAACCCCCAACCTTTGCCATTGGATAACATTCTGCACTAATATGAAATATTTCCATTTAGAAATTAATTTGCGATTATTATTTAAGAACAATCAGTAATATGCTACTTTTATGTTTTCTAAATTTAGCAAAAAATAAGCAAAGTTCCACTTCCAAAAAAGTTTTATTGAAATGGCAAAAAAGGCAATCAATCCCACTAAATCATTAAAAATTCCTCAGATAATTATAATATCTGCCAAAATTTGCGCTTTGATCTCCACAAAATTAGTTGCCAAATTTGCTGCAAGAATATTTACAACTCCAATAAAACATAAAGTTCCAAAAAGAGAATTTGAAATGGATCATAAAAGCATTCAACAAACAATTTATATCCCTGCAATCGATAAGAGCGTTGTTACCTATGAATATGGAAATAGTAATCGTAAAATATTATTAGTTCACGGTTGGTCTGGCCGCGGAACACAATTGTTTAAAATCGCAGAGGAACTTTTACAAAATGGTTATTCAACCATTAGTTTTGACGCCCCAGCACATGGAAAATCTAAAGGCAAAACCACAATAATGTCTGAATTTATAGCTGCTATTCTTGAAATTGAAAAGCAATTTGGTCCTTTTGAAATTGCAATTGGACATTCACTTGGAGGAATGTCTGTCTTAAATGCGATTAAAGACGGTCTAAAAGTAAATAAAGCTGTAATAATTGGAAGCGGTGATATTGTACAGGATATTTTAGATGAGTTTATTTTTAAATTAGGATTGAAGAAAGGAATTGGTGATAATTTAAGAGATTTATTTGAAGAGAAATATCAAGTAAAAATGGATGATTTTTCAGCTTATCGCGCAGCTCAGAAAATTAAAATTCCAGTTTTAGTAATACATGATAATGATGATCCAGAAGTTCCAATTAAAGCAGGAATTCACATCCATCAAAATCTTGAACAAGGAAGCCTTTATCTAACAGACGGACTTGGTCACAGAAAAATATTAGGTAATCATAATGTGATAAAAAAAACTTTAGAATTCATTAAAATAAATTAACTTTATATAAGTAACTACTTCTATATCAATTTTTAAAAAACATTACAAATGGATTTATTTGGAGAATCATTAAATTGGGAAACTAAATTAAAACCCATTTTAAAGAAATATAAGGATAAGAAACATCCTTTAGAATACAAAAATACATACCAGCTTTTGATAATAGTTGTCCTGTCTGCACAAGATTCCGATGCTAATATCAATAATGTTGCTCCAGCTTTATTCGAAAAATTTCCAACATTAAATAGTTTATCAAAAACTGATTTAGATACTTTTTTACCTTATATTACTAAAGTTCGAAACCACGGAACAAAAGCAAATTGGCTTTTGGAAATTGCGAAAACAATTAAAAACGATAAAGATATTCCATTAACAATGTCAGGCTTAACCGCTTTAAAAGGTGTTGGGAGGAAGTCGGCCAATGTTATTTTAAGAGAAACTCATCAACCAGCAGAAGGCATCATTGCTGATTTACACGTAATCCGAGTTGCGCCCAGAATTGGAATTGTAAAAGAATCTAAAGACGGAAATAAAATAGAAAAAGACCTGATGCAGGTTTTACCAAAAAATGTCTGGTCAGAAATTGGAATGGCAATTTCCTTTTTAGGAAGAGAAATATGCAGGCCTAAACCAAAATGCGAAGAATGTCTACTAACAGATATCTGTTTGTATTATAATACCAAAGTACTTCATAATTAACTACTTTCTTCTAGTATCAATCAAATAAATGATTTTCCAAATATCTTTTTCTTTAAATAAAGTAAAAGTATTTACACCTGTGTGGCTTAATTTATCATTGATGTAAAACTCATAAGGAGCCCAAACATGAGCCATTGTACCGTCAATTTGGATATTAGAATTTAAAATTTTCTCTTGAAATTTTACATTTAAAGGAATAGAAACGATGGATTTGTAAAATTCCTTAGTAGTTTCATCTGATAATTTATTTCCTTTTGAAAAACTTTCACTAATCGATTGTAAAATCATTTTATCTGCACAAACCGATTTTATTTTAATTGAATCTCTTTCATGAAAGCCCTCAAAAAATATATCGACACTCTTTTGAACTTCTTGTTTTTGTGCATTTGAATAAATACAAAGAAAAAGAAAAAATAGAATAAACTATGTCCTCATATCAAACAGATTAAATTAAACTTCAAACTATATAATTTATGATTTAATTGTTTAGCTAAATATGCCATTATACTTCACTAAAAATAAGAATGTAAAAATATGAAATATTAAGGTGACTGAATTTATAATTTTTGCCATAAAACAAAAAAACTTCAATTAGCAAAGCCAATTGAAGTTTTTAGTACTCAGAGCGGGACTTGAACCCGCACGAACATTGCTGTTCACTGGATTTTAAGTCCAGCGTGTCTACCAATTTCACCATCCGAGCAATTATGTGGTACCTCCAGGGATCGAACCAGGGACACATGGATTTTCAGTCCATTGCTCTACCATCTGAGCTAAGGTACCGTATTTACTTATTAAGTAAATTTTGAATAAAAAACCTCGTTCGTAGAACGAGGTTTTCAAAGAAAGGCGACGACATACTCTCCCACAATACTGCAGTACCATCTGCGCAGGCGGGCTTAACTACTCTGTTCGGGATGGGAAGAGGTGAGCCCCGCCGCAATAACCACCTTAAGGTTTTTAGTAATTAGTGCTTAGTGTATAGTAATTAGTCCTTAGACTCTTTACCAGTTACTTTCACTAATTACTGCTCTGCGTCGAGCAAATATTTTAACATACTGAGATAAAGAAAAGTAAATATATTTTAGAAAGTTTCCTCCTCCCGTCTTTCGGCGGGAGGAAAAGGGTGTACATAAGCTTACGGATTATTAGTACTACTCGACTATGACATTACTGCCTTTACATCTATAGCCTATCAACGTGGTCATCTTCCACGATCCTTAAAAGAAATCTCATCTTGTGGTGGGTTTCGCGCTTATATGCTTTCAGCGCTTATCCCTTCCAAACGTAGCTACTCTGCGGTGCCCCTGGCGGGACAACAGATACACTAGAGGTTTGTCCAATTCGGTCCTCTCGTACTAGAATCAGATCCACTCAAATTTCTAACGCCCGCAGTAGATAGAGACCGAACTGTCTCACGACGTTCTGAACCCAGCTCGCGTGCCACTTTAATGGGCGAACAGCCCAACCCTTGGGACCTTCTCCAGCCCCAGGATGTGACGAGCCGACATCGAGGTGCCAAACCCCCCCGTCGATATGAGCTCTTGGGGGAGATCAGCCTGTTATCCCCGGCGTACCTTTTATCCTTTGAGCGATGGCCCTTCCATGCGGAACCACCGGATCACTATGCTCTACTTTCGTACCTGATCGACCTGTATGTCTCTCAGTCAAGCTCCCTTATGCCATTGCACTCTACGCACGGTTACCAAGCGTACTGAGGGAACCTTTAGAAGCCTCCGTTACTCTTTTGGAGGCGACCACCCCAGTCAAACTACCCACCAAGCAATGTCCCCCGCAAAACGGGGTTAGGCCTCAGATAAACAAAGGGTTGTATTTCAACAATGACTCCACAACGCCTGGCGACGCCGCTTCATAGTCTCCAACCTATCCTACACATCATTTATCCAAGGTCAATACTAAGCTATAGTAAAGGTGCACAGGGTCTTTT from Flavobacterium fluviale includes these protein-coding regions:
- a CDS encoding glucose-1-phosphate adenylyltransferase gives rise to the protein MKFKKKNVVAIILGGGQGSRLFPLTETRSKPAVPIGGKYRLVDIPISNCINSDIFKIFVLTQFNSASLNAHIKNTFNFSIFSQSFVDILAAEQTPDNPTWFQGTADAVRQCMSHFLKHDFDHALILSGDQLYQMDFNEMLEAHIAADAEISIATLPVNAKDAPEFGILKTDHENNIHAFIEKPHASLLPEWESEVSEHMQEKGKKYLASMGIYIFNKSLLVELMGDQETKDFGKEIIPQAVGKHKILSYQYEGYWTDIGNIESFFEANIGLTADIPEFNLFDNENKIFTRPRLLPPSKFRNSIINQSLISEGCIINAKEIKSSVIGIRSRIEEGTVLENCYVMGNDFYQDLDELNYESGINKIHVGIGENCFIKNALIDKNVRIGNNVHISGGKHLDNFTNELYSIKDGIVVIKKGVTLSDNFRIE
- a CDS encoding glycogen synthase, translated to MEIFHISAECYPMAKVGGLADVVGALPKYQNNAGHNVRVVVPAYDTKFKKENQFDYVHWGSVKLGSFNFPFNVLKESTDILGYELYLIEINELFDRPNVYGYEDDIERFLSFQIAALDWIIARNEVPDVINCHDHHTGLIPFLTQFAYKYEKLKDLKTVITIHNGLYQGWFGFDKLHYLPEFDLKHVGFLEWNNSINSLAVAVKCAQAVTTVSPSYLDEINYAANGLESLFNSVRNKSKGILNGIDIEVWNPLKDEMISENYSIENFEIGKQKNKEKLCDQFELDPSKPLFSFIGRLFEEKGGDLLPQASALALSENFENINILILGSGNSEIESQLTQLRNDYKGNYNVFIGYNEELAHLIYAGSDYILMPSRVEPCGLNQMYAMRYGTIPIVRRTGGLRDTVIDFGDNGNGICHDQASVGDICYSINRAVKLYDDKISFNKVLKRGMEADHSWESVCHDYIEIYNLIIEKNEI
- a CDS encoding endonuclease III domain-containing protein, translating into MDLFGESLNWETKLKPILKKYKDKKHPLEYKNTYQLLIIVVLSAQDSDANINNVAPALFEKFPTLNSLSKTDLDTFLPYITKVRNHGTKANWLLEIAKTIKNDKDIPLTMSGLTALKGVGRKSANVILRETHQPAEGIIADLHVIRVAPRIGIVKESKDGNKIEKDLMQVLPKNVWSEIGMAISFLGREICRPKPKCEECLLTDICLYYNTKVLHN
- a CDS encoding alpha/beta fold hydrolase; its protein translation is MAKKAINPTKSLKIPQIIIISAKICALISTKLVAKFAARIFTTPIKHKVPKREFEMDHKSIQQTIYIPAIDKSVVTYEYGNSNRKILLVHGWSGRGTQLFKIAEELLQNGYSTISFDAPAHGKSKGKTTIMSEFIAAILEIEKQFGPFEIAIGHSLGGMSVLNAIKDGLKVNKAVIIGSGDIVQDILDEFIFKLGLKKGIGDNLRDLFEEKYQVKMDDFSAYRAAQKIKIPVLVIHDNDDPEVPIKAGIHIHQNLEQGSLYLTDGLGHRKILGNHNVIKKTLEFIKIN